Proteins encoded in a region of the Scomber scombrus chromosome 16, fScoSco1.1, whole genome shotgun sequence genome:
- the ndufs5 gene encoding NADH dehydrogenase [ubiquinone] iron-sulfur protein 5: protein MPFVDLQSRLGLDLDRWMLLQSGSQPNQRASRCHAFEKEWVECSSGIGQTRAKKECHVEFEDFYECMHRQKTHQRLHEIRKQRDKMIKEGSYTAPTCHSGKTDTSP from the exons ATGCCTTTCGTTGACCTGCAGTCGCGGCTCGGCCTGGACTTGGACCGCTGGATGCTGCTGCAGAGCGGCTCCCAGCCCAACCAGCGGGCATCACGCTGCCACGCCTTCGAGAAGGAGTGGGTCGAGTGCTCCAGCGGCATCGGGCAGACCCGCGCCAAGAAGGAGTGCCACGTGGAGTTTGAGGACTTCTACGAGTGCATGCACAGGCAGAAGACG caCCAGAGGCTGCACGAGATCCGTAAGCAGCGTGACAAGATGATAAAGGAGGGGAGCTACACGGCGCCCACCTGCCACTCAGGCAAGACAGACACTTCACCATGA